The proteins below come from a single Stomoxys calcitrans chromosome 1, idStoCalc2.1, whole genome shotgun sequence genomic window:
- the LOC106092929 gene encoding uncharacterized protein LOC106092929: MIPDDSVFYDRCQGANPISDYFYLDDFIMEYVENGIAVSGTVVCQFKELEPTDRIHVHIEVFKFQRGAWQLTPFTMIINDFCPKQFAPTTPWYQMFFKHVVENDRKCFNRYNQTYHLEPFTLDLSMEMPMNMEGRWKVELRVTAYKNGVKKYPFYFCAHIVGDVYKVI, translated from the exons ATGATTCCCGACGACAGTGTATTTTACGACAGATGTCAAGGTGCCAATCCCATAAGTGATTATTTCTATTTGGATGATTTTATCATGGAATATGTTGAGAATGGCATTGCAGTTAGTGGTACTGTAGTCTGTCAGTTCAAGGAATTGGAGCCTACCGATCGAATTCAT GTGCACATTGAGGTGTTTAAATTTCAACGCGGAGCTTGGCAATTGACACCTTTTACCATGATTATCAATGATTTTTGTCCAAAACAATTTGCCCCAACCACTCCCTGGTATCAGATGTTTTTCAAGCATGTGGTCGAAAATGATCGTAAATGCTTTAATCGCTATAAT CAAACGTATCACTTAGAGCCCTTTACACTCGACCTATCCATGGAGATGCCAATGAATATGGAAGGACGTTGGAAGGTGGAATTACGTGTCACTGCCTACAAAAATGGAGTGAAAAAGTATCCCTTTTACTTTTGTGCCCACATTGTTGGGGACGTTTATAAGGTGATCTAA